gaatatgtgaattgaatgcagaacctttgagtgttttagaatacatttacagtcaaaaatgagtgtaatgtaaaataaataactaactcccaatgtgctgcgctcgtgagcagtgactaacacgtgcgtgctgaacagtataacaaattaacatggcctgggacctaaagaaaaacaggttGCATGctcatgctcaaacaacgcgtcttgtgtacattggtgaggtgagcgcgcagctgcctgagcgagctttcatgttgtacggtaaaattcaatctcctcttttttactccagctaaagttgttagttagcaaggcgagtaggagcgcaatctgcaggatactaagcgcaataacatttctaaaaaataaaaaaaaataaaaaaaattggttgTAAttggcgtctttttggcagatgttgattattttcaaaaacgctataatcggccgattaaatcggcaggccgatgaatcggcaACCCAGGATTAAACAGGCCCCGGGGCTGAATTATTGAAGACCGAGTATCGATAAGCTCCTACGATACTCGGTCCCCGCTGCTATCagcgaccaaatattttatattaaattaGGCTAGATGAACGTTGCTGTACAGTAGTTATCCAACTTGTATTTGCTGTGTCAACTAAACATTTAGAATGTGATACAATAAGCATAACATTACACTTAATTTAGCTGAAATTAAAAATGCCTCATCACTATTAATAGTGCTGAGCACAAATATTTTCATGTACCGGTAATTTGtaatttttaaggccgatacatATTTAAGAACCACAGGTAGAGGGAGGTCACATTTCATCCAATTattgaataaaaacatatatttgaTCCCTCAGTAAAATGGCCTGGCCAAACATGGGATGACAGcattatcctttttttttcagaCATAATAACGATTATTTGATTACTTAATAGATGCTTTACATTGAAGCTCTGCTGTAACCGAGTCTGAATCGGACCGACAGTGGATTTGAAAGCCACTGACTTCCTCCACACAGCTCTTAAATAACTTTGCTTTTTGAAGCGTTCTTCTAATAAATAATGTGTTCTGAACATTTAACAATTTCAGAATTCTTATCAGACGACAATGTCAATTAATGTCTACATCGCAACATCCCTGTTTTGAAATGTTAGAAAGGATCATGCTAGCCGTAGTCCACCTAGCATCCCCACGGTTACTAGGGTGCTACCATCCTAGCTTCCGGCCCTCACCCTCAAAGCGGACGGGTTCTTCCACCTTCACCCACTGAGAGCTGGGCATCGCCACCAGAGCACCCTTCTCTCTCCGCATCAGGCGCATGCTGATGAGGTCACCAACCACATACTGCCGCGTCTCCATAGCAACCACACTAAAAAAGAAATTGATATCTTATTGCATTTGATAAATTATTTTTATATGCTTTCAAATTGTTTTTTGAATGACAAGAAATTGAAAACGATTTGAAATAAGAAAGGGTATAtgataaatgtaaaatatgacATTTAGGAATTGAGCTTTTATGCATATTCTCAGTGTAAAGCAAAAAATATCATTCTCCAATTATATATTAAGGAATGTTAAGATAAAGCAACGCATGATCTGAATTCCACACAAGGATAACAGCGTTATATGTCAGAGGCATGGTAAAAACGAGTGGTTTAAAAATTATTCCTCACCTCTTGAGGTCGCTGGGGTTCACCGCCTCATAGCAGATGGGACATGTGGCCCAGCTCTTGTCTGCCAAGGACAGGTAGTGGAGCATGCAGGGCCAGCAGAAGATGTGTCCGCAGCGGGTGATGTGCGCTGCCACCGGCGGGTAGAGGCAGATGGGGCAGGAGGGCACCTCGTGGCTGTAGATACGCTGCAGAAACCACACTACTTAAGACACGTTTCCTCCCAAATCATGCGGAACTTGAGTCACAGGAACTACATTTCATGGGACTGAACGGTTCCTTCAGCTCATTGTGGTCTGCATTGCAACAACGTTGTCTTAAGTATGGCAACAGGGGGTAGGCCAATTATGGTTGTCGTTTTAGATCAGGCACATGACTAATAGGTTAGGGAGACTCACCACTTGCTGCACACAGTCCCAGTTCACCAAAGTGTCTGGATCAGTGAAATGAGCCTTGTAGTCCTGGTCATCAGTCACCAAGAACTGGCAACTGGAGATAGGAAAAAgagtgttttaaaaaaaatcaacctGCAAATTAATTAAGTAATTGATAACATTGAAAAAGCCTTGAATATGCGCCTCTAGTTCAAATTAAACCAAATTTGATAGAAAGTGTCCATGATCGTGCCCGTCCAAGATATCTTAATGAGTCCACCAAATTGCCCCAAAAACACGTAGCTTGCGTGCTAGCTAGAATTTGAATCCAAGTATGCTGATCGAAAATCCAGCATTCTACGAGTTGGCTCATGTTTACACATGGTGACATGTCTAGTTATAACAAACGGATCCATGCATGGTGTGAGGGACAGCCTTCTTACTTGGCCTGCAGGAAGAGCTCCTTGTTGAAGGGCTTGTGCTTGTGGCCCCACTTGTTCCGGCGCCCCCAGCCTGTGTGGCCATCACCTGTAGCACCATTACCCCCACGGGGTTCAAAGGTGAAGTTGAGCAGGTGGTTCAAGCTTATCTTTTTAGGTCCAGCATATTGAGCCGGGCTAAACTCGGCCCGGCGCGTCTCGGCTACCTGGAGATCGAAAGAGGAAGCGGGGAGAAGTTAACTACAAAACGAGAAaattcaaaatattttttatgaaCCGTTTTTGATATATACATTACCTCATCCCGTCGTCCACCACTTGTAGCGCCATATTGTCTCCCTGCACCTCTCTCGAGCGGTCTCTTGTCAAAATTCTTGTTTTTCTGTGAATTGGAGCGACGTGGTCCTGCAAAGCCGTCACTTTTAGCCGCAGGTGGCTCACGCTTCCGATTGTAACGCTTGGAGCCTCCATTATTCTTTCCATCTGAAAGGTACATCATGTACTGTATGAATACGCATTAAGCTGCACTTGAACGCAGATGTGAAGCCAAGAAAGGAAAGAACGTTTGATAAGGGGCTCTCACCAACTGGTATAAATGGGTTGTTTGGGTTCATCATGAATCCATTTGATGCATTCATTAATTGACATGATTACATCATATGCATTAGTCGATtaaacagaacaaaaaaaaaaagatacaaatTACATAGATTAAGTTCAAATTCCGTCattcaaaacaacacaaattgGGGTTGCAAAGGACTTGACAGCAACGCATACGTCATGCGTTTGTTGTAAACAAACAACGAGCCGACGTGACTTCCAGGCCCGAGAGGGCCTCCCGAGATGGACACGGCTGATAACATGGGCTATACATAGTTGGTATCGTGGTGGTCAGTGTAATACAACACGcatgttcacctgctttgggtTTAGACTCGCCGGGCGCTGGTCCCGTAGAACTCGAACGAGGAGGaatcttgctgctgctgctggagttcTTCTCCATGGTGGTCCCCGTGAAGCGAGGTGGTCTTAGGCCGAGCTTCGGGCAGAGAGCCGCCGAGCTCTCTGGCATCAAACGAGAAAACACTAAAAGAAAGCGGACTGTAGAGAGAGCGGGTAAGGCAACGAAGGCCCTTATGCGTTTCTTTCCAACACGGAGACCCCATCACGGCGACATATTAACAACAATTCaagcagagaaaaaaaagagacacGATCGCGGCGTCTCAAGTGCTACGGCAGCTGGTGGTGGGGTGAACGAAAGCGCACGACGCGGGGCCAAGACCCcagaaaaatgtatttttcgTAGTTTGGGATAACGTTATGCCCAAGCAAGGCGTTTTGGACGCTTTCCAAAATCAGGAAAACGTGTGAATTCAAAGttttccttaaaaaaaacacGTTGGCAGTCGCGAGCTTGCACTAATGGCGACGAGTCGCCAGACAAGAAGCCAAGAGACCCGGATGGTGTAGAAATCGGCTGGAATTGTGGGACATGTAGTTGGTTAGTCATAGAATTGATTAGACTACTACATTTCCCACGATCCTCGATGATCCCTCATCCTAGTCTGGCGACTGGTGTAGTTTTGCCGcgttcgagatgcatcgtacaccacaCGCCCGAGTTGGAAAGGGGGAAATCACCGAGGCACCCCCCCCTTTGATCGTATCCACTCGGGCTTCTCAGAGTCCACCGAGAGCAGTACGAATCGAAACACAAAGATGGCTGCTACCGTAGTTGACGGTAaattgagatgtattttctttgtatttgtacgaCGTTGATCGTTTTAATGTCGATttgaaatgctcttacacaaTTGATTACACCAATTTATGCCTTGCAGGATCttgctgttttttgttttcgagCCAGTTGGCTAAAAAGGCTAATGAGTGGCCTGCTACTGCCCCTCGTGGCTCGATAAAAACGTGACATCATAGGCCAAAAGATATTATTGAAATGTAAGGCTTGCAATAACGGAGTTATGAATGACAGCgttgttgtaaaaaaaaaaacctattATTTCACATTGATCCAAAAAGGGAGCATGAGGGACGTATTTTTTTAGCCTACTTTTGTtggaaaactgaaaaaaaaaaaatcagtgtaGCTGCTAGTGGTTTAGTTGATAATGGCTAGGCCTACAGCTACTCAGAAAACAATATAACGTGTTTTTTGCATAGTGGGATAGAGACTGAAGAAGTGATGGATGGTTTTAGATTGCTGTAAGGTGGGTTTCACCTCAGAGTTTTGTGTTGTTCATTCACAGCATACTACTCAAGTTGCAGTCTGTAACAtacattgtgtttttctttttagtcTTCCTCAACCAGAGCATGGTTGCTTTCCTTGACAAGGACAGGACCATGCCTTACCAGGGCATGGTGGCTGCCAACATACACTCTGCAGATTGCACTTGCACAGGTGAGTTATTAAGAAGCACTTCACTGTAGACATGAGCGTACTGGGTGCTGCATGTACTGTGCTGCCATCTTATTTTTTATGATTCAGATACCTGCAATATCAAGCCAACTGCACCACTGCCGGTGAATTGCGGTGAAAAAAGCATTACCCTACCTGTGAATAAGGGTTTTACCAAAAAGCAGAccctcttcctcatccaccTGATGAGGATCCACCTTGAGGTAAAGGGTGAGGGAACAGCAAAGTCCATCCATGCCCTGAACCGGCGGCTAAAGTTTGGGAAGAAGTCAAAGAAGCTGCGGAGGTGGGAGGAGATTGCTGGAAAGCTTGCCAAACAGTTCGGGGAGCACTTCCAACAGTTGAAGGTGGGGCGCAAGTGGTTCACACTGGTGGAGGCATATAAGAGAGTCAAGGACAACGTTGCGTCGACAGGAAGGGGGCCTGGCCGCTTCAAATTCTACAAAGAGATGGACGAGCTGCTTGGGGGAAACCATGACGTGGACCCACCAGTTGTCGGGAGCGATTGTGCTGGTGTGGTGGTACGCCGTCCCAATGCACTGAGGATGTCCAACAGAGCTCGCTCACCAGCGCAGCCCACCAGCTCCTCTTCCTTGTCTCCTGCTTCTTCCACAGCCAGTCCAGCTCCGGTTCGAGACCCCACCAGACCCCCGGACACCCCGAGATCGCGGAAGCGGTCCGACAGTACTTCCTCACCAGCGGCAGCGGACGGGGCTACCTCATCTGTGTCGCCCACCAGAGCTCCCTCACCAGCGCAGTCCACCAGCTCCTCTTCCccatctccttcttcttcctcagcCAGTCCGCCTGCAGTTCGAGACCCCACCAGAGCCTCCGACACCCCGAGTTTGCGGAAGCGGACGAGGGAGGACGACGTCTTGGCCTACCTTGAGAGATCTGATGCTGCTGCGATGGCTGCTTCCCAGAGGCGGCACGAAGAGTCCCTGACCGAGATGAGGGCGCTGAGGGAAGATCGCAGGAAGTTCCTCCAGTTGTTCAGCAGCATGGTGGACAAGATGTGAGGCGGGCGCAACGACAACGGACCCAAACCTTTAAAGATGATTTTGTCTCCTTTCTATTTCACTATTTCTACCTTCTAACTAAAGAAGACATACAATCTGCACATATGTACATTAtccttgttttattattataaccTCTTGTCTTGTACACATTTGAATGGTCTCTTTCTCACAGATTCTGCttcaaaaatacatatattttttaactcaTCCGAGTCTGAGTGTGTTTGAATGTCACCCAAGTTTGTTTAGTTTCAAAGGCATCTCACTGCATTCACGCAAAGGATACCTTGCATAGTTATCACAcccataaatagtatgtaccaTCACATCGACAAATAGTGTGAACCACGTCAATGTATAGTTGTTGCCAAAGATTTCAGAAAGGAAAAATGTGTTTCATCACTGATTCCTGCCTCAACATTTGCAGAGGAAACTCAGAGTAAAATAACTCAGGGTCTTTGGTTTTGACAAAATATTGCCGGAACACAACTTACTCGTTGGTATCTCCATCTCTTGGACATCCGTCTGGGTGTTAATCACATCCTATCGAGGCACCATGGGAAAAGTTGTGAAGGTAACATGCAGCCAAGATTATCCCAAAGTGACGGTGCATGTGTTCTGCAAGTTTCTCATGCGCCTCGACTTGTACTTAATCCTCCTAAATGCCTGCTCAACGATGACGTGGACCCACCTGTTGTGGGGAGTGATTGTGCTGGCGTGGTGATACGCCGACCCTATGCACAGAGGCGGTCCAACAGAGCTCCCTCACAAGCGCagccagctcctctcctcctcccccgtaaAGGTATCAATCAGAGTGCCCCGTTGTCATGCTGGGGGGTGACAATGAAGGGGAAAGCCTGACTGATTTAAGCACTATCCCCCAGCGGATGGTACTTCCCCATCTTCTCCTGCCATTCTTGCATTCCTGCCAGGGATTCCGGTGAAGACGTTGATGAAGCAGCCTTAGGCATCAACAATccccaggaggaggacagagttgTAGGACTTCCTGTTCATGTAGTCCCCTCCTCTGACCGGTGGCCTCTGGAGACATCGCTCCAATGACCCCCTCAAGGCCACATGTGCGTTGGAATCTGGTGGCAGACACCCTCTTCTCACAGCCTGTAGGCCATGAGACAAAAGTGGACAAGATGGTCAGCAACCGAAGTATGGAGCTATGTGCTGATGAAAGTGAGACGTTAAACTTGTCAAGATATCTACCGGGACCATTTCTGGTTGGCCATGTACCACAGGAACATGAGCACCTTCTTTGCAATAAGCAGGGGAGGCAGCCTTTGGTAGTGGTCACTTTGCAGGCCAACCTCCTGAAGGTACCTTTTAAAAAAGGACCTCAAACCGGGTTCTTGGGAGTCTGAAATGCAGCGGAAATATGTGACCATCACCATCCATGTCCAGAATTATCTGCCACTCGGTGCAAGAATTGAGGATGATCTGATGTCTGGACCGCAGCACAGCCACAGCCCTAcgaaagggagaaagaaaatgAGAGGAAAACTGATTAATATCGATAACAATTCATTCATATCAGCAACCATGTTCAGTTTTGTGATTTCTACTGCATAACAGCAAAAGGCAACGGATCTATCCATAACTGGAATTCCCCATAAACTAAAAGATTGCAGATGTGTGTCCATTGTACTTTTTGCATTAGCATGTAGATGCCCTAAATATGTTACATTCACATTCGCCAAATGGTATCTTAAGCTTCTAAAATGCATTTATATTAAAGTTGTTACAAGAAATGAGTAAGATTGTAGAAGTACAGAGCAAACCGTCGTCATCACAACAGTCAACGTCACTATTGTTTTTAGCACACCGGTAGCTATTATGCTAGCCTTCGACTTAAAGATGCTTTTTTATAGAAAATATATAACACTGCAAAAACGTCTATACACGACTTAACATACGGAAATGTGGACATAGCGTttgattttctattttcttaTGTCTCCTCATCCCGTAGCTTTTTTAGATGAGCTACAAGCTTGCTCTCGTGTTTTAGGCAAGCGTCCAGGACTACCGAGACAGCTGCTGCTCTGATGGCGTCCATGTTCTTCCCGACTTGTTGTGTATGGATGCCCAAAGATAAACGGGAACGCTACAGTCTGActcaatatcatcccactgccaCCTGCGTTCGCAGAAGACTGAAACGCTCAGTGTTTTGGGAGAATGGTCTAACATAGGTTGTTCCCCCATTTTTCGCTATTTTGGGGACTTATTTCAGTACCTgataaaatggcatagattactcAGTTGACaatca
Above is a genomic segment from Gadus morhua chromosome 6, gadMor3.0, whole genome shotgun sequence containing:
- the LOC115545467 gene encoding uncharacterized protein LOC115545467 isoform X2 yields the protein MVAFLDKDRTMPYQGMVAANIHSADCTCTDTCNIKPTAPLPVNCGEKSITLPVNKGFTKKQTLFLIHLMRIHLEVKGEGTAKSIHALNRRLKFGKKSKKLRRWEEIAGKLAKQFGEHFQQLKVGRKWFTLVEAYKRVKDNVASTGRGPGRFKFYKEMDELLGGNHDVDPPVVGSDCAGVVVRRPNALRMSNRARSPAQPTSSSSLSPASSTASPAPVRDPTRPPDTPRSRKRSDSTSSPAAADGATSSVSPTRAPSPAQSTSSSSPSPSSSSASPPAVRDPTRASDTPSLRKRTREDDVLAYLERSDAAAMAASQRRHEESLTEMRALREDRRKFLQLFSSMVDKM
- the LOC115545467 gene encoding early nodulin-20-like isoform X3: MAATVVDVFLNQSMVAFLDKDRTMPYQGMVAANIHSADCTCTASPAPVRDPTRPPDTPRSRKRSDSTSSPAAADGATSSVSPTRAPSPAQSTSSSSPSPSSSSASPPAVRDPTRASDTPSLRKRTREDDVLAYLERSDAAAMAASQRRHEESLTEMRALREDRRKFLQLFSSMVDKM
- the LOC115545467 gene encoding uncharacterized protein LOC115545467 isoform X1; the encoded protein is MAATVVDVFLNQSMVAFLDKDRTMPYQGMVAANIHSADCTCTDTCNIKPTAPLPVNCGEKSITLPVNKGFTKKQTLFLIHLMRIHLEVKGEGTAKSIHALNRRLKFGKKSKKLRRWEEIAGKLAKQFGEHFQQLKVGRKWFTLVEAYKRVKDNVASTGRGPGRFKFYKEMDELLGGNHDVDPPVVGSDCAGVVVRRPNALRMSNRARSPAQPTSSSSLSPASSTASPAPVRDPTRPPDTPRSRKRSDSTSSPAAADGATSSVSPTRAPSPAQSTSSSSPSPSSSSASPPAVRDPTRASDTPSLRKRTREDDVLAYLERSDAAAMAASQRRHEESLTEMRALREDRRKFLQLFSSMVDKM